One window from the genome of Terriglobia bacterium encodes:
- a CDS encoding MFS transporter — protein MIQIVALLSVFGLGIGFSVIGAQKLELVKQLKINDGQFGKLISALMFTSIFVVLIFGPLVDLFGYRPVAIAGFILGALAVFMLVSSRSYGMAVFSCVVLGIGAMCLNLGNTLIPMVLFKGNPAAASNFGNVFFGIGAFITPFLVGMLLNRLGYRATGMVITLILLAPVVIAALASYPEIQKTGLNFGQAFSSAFGLLANPAIIVAALALFCYVGLEVSMGGWISTYATNQGFDARGASMVLSSFWIGLMVARLIASVAVTSANGIIALCVLAVAATVLIGLMMAANSKATAALLVFATGLCFGPIFPTVVGTTFSKIDPSLYGSAFGIIFAVGLLGASTLPAAIGMYSQGKPIKRSFPIAMAAALVLFVLAILLGRV, from the coding sequence ATGATTCAAATCGTTGCGCTCCTCAGTGTTTTCGGTCTTGGTATCGGCTTTTCCGTTATCGGCGCGCAGAAGCTCGAGCTGGTCAAACAGCTGAAAATCAACGACGGCCAGTTCGGCAAGCTGATTTCGGCCCTGATGTTTACGAGCATTTTCGTAGTTCTGATCTTCGGCCCCCTGGTGGATTTGTTTGGATACCGGCCGGTCGCCATCGCCGGGTTCATTCTGGGAGCCCTGGCCGTGTTCATGCTTGTATCGTCCCGCTCTTACGGCATGGCTGTCTTCTCCTGCGTGGTGCTGGGCATCGGCGCCATGTGCCTCAATCTGGGCAACACCCTGATTCCCATGGTGCTTTTTAAAGGGAATCCTGCCGCTGCCTCGAATTTTGGCAACGTGTTTTTCGGCATCGGTGCTTTCATCACACCATTTCTGGTCGGAATGCTTCTCAACCGTCTCGGTTACAGGGCTACCGGCATGGTGATTACCCTGATTCTCCTGGCGCCGGTGGTGATCGCGGCGCTTGCCAGCTATCCGGAAATACAGAAGACCGGGCTGAACTTCGGGCAGGCGTTCTCGAGCGCGTTCGGACTTCTGGCCAATCCGGCCATCATCGTTGCCGCTCTTGCCCTCTTCTGCTATGTCGGGCTGGAGGTTTCCATGGGCGGGTGGATTTCCACCTATGCCACCAACCAGGGCTTCGACGCCCGCGGTGCCAGCATGGTGCTTTCCTCTTTCTGGATCGGGCTCATGGTTGCCCGGCTCATCGCCTCGGTGGCGGTAACCTCGGCCAACGGGATAATCGCGCTCTGCGTCCTGGCGGTGGCCGCGACCGTCCTGATTGGGCTGATGATGGCAGCCAACTCCAAGGCTACGGCGGCGCTCCTGGTATTTGCCACCGGGCTATGTTTCGGGCCGATCTTCCCAACCGTTGTCGGGACCACCTTCTCGAAGATCGATCCGAGCCTTTATGGCAGTGCGTTCGGCATCATCTTTGCCGTCGGCCTCCTCGGCGCCAGCACTCTGCCAGCGGCCATCGGCATGTATTCCCAGGGCAAGCCCATCAAAAGAAGCTTCCCGATCGCGATGGCAGCGGCTCTGGTCCTGTTCGTGCTCGCGATCCTCCTGGGACGGGTATAA
- a CDS encoding sugar phosphate isomerase/epimerase, producing MGECDSLIAGGHVWTRRTVLKTAGLGAFAWALPKELHTAAGRTIPIAVQLYSVRGDCRKDFDSALEQLAKMGFEGVEFAGYYNYDSKAKELRNRLDELKLKAAGTHISTASFREDTIKSTIEFHQTIGCKFLIVPGDGAFTDPERSKSLAETFNKTAEILKPLGMACGFHNHTAEFKKDGDKTYWDLFAERTSKDVILQQDCGWTAAAGFDPVEYVKKYPGRTKTVHFKPTVVTGDKDKKAILGQDSVDWAAVFSACSSVGGTEWIVIEQETYPDNRPAMECTEQSLAGLKKILRIT from the coding sequence ATGGGAGAGTGTGATTCTTTGATCGCAGGCGGGCATGTCTGGACGCGCCGCACTGTCCTCAAGACAGCCGGCCTCGGAGCCTTCGCGTGGGCGCTTCCCAAGGAGCTACACACGGCCGCAGGCCGCACGATCCCGATCGCCGTTCAGCTCTATTCTGTGCGCGGCGATTGCCGTAAAGACTTCGACTCCGCCCTGGAGCAGCTCGCGAAGATGGGTTTCGAGGGCGTCGAGTTCGCCGGCTACTATAACTACGACAGCAAAGCAAAAGAGCTGAGGAATAGGCTCGATGAACTGAAATTAAAGGCCGCCGGGACCCACATCAGCACCGCATCGTTCCGGGAAGACACCATCAAGAGCACCATCGAATTCCACCAGACCATCGGCTGCAAATTCCTGATCGTACCCGGCGACGGCGCCTTCACCGATCCGGAAAGGAGCAAATCACTGGCGGAGACCTTTAACAAGACCGCCGAGATTCTCAAGCCGCTGGGCATGGCCTGCGGCTTTCACAATCACACCGCCGAATTTAAAAAGGACGGAGACAAAACCTACTGGGATTTGTTTGCCGAACGCACCAGCAAGGATGTGATCCTGCAACAGGACTGCGGCTGGACTGCCGCCGCAGGATTCGATCCTGTCGAATACGTCAAGAAATACCCGGGGCGCACCAAGACGGTGCACTTCAAACCGACTGTCGTGACCGGGGACAAGGACAAGAAGGCGATCCTCGGCCAGGACTCGGTCGACTGGGCAGCCGTTTTCTCAGCCTGCTCTTCGGTCGGGGGGACTGAGTGGATTGTCATCGAGCAGGAAACCTACCCCGACAACAGACCCGCCATGGAATGCACGGAACAGTCTTTGGCGGGGCTGAAGAAGATACTGCGCATAACGTAA
- a CDS encoding inositol monophosphatase, giving the protein MNNLLFYLGNRRSLLIDIRGRESAEWLFMSYERETEAMLSAARQAGEIALWHFRAGTAAEVKEDQSPVTAADRECEQFISGSLSAGFPADGILGEEGTHKPSHSGRRWLIDPIDGTRDFVRRNRFWSVQIALEADGRIVLGAIYFPLLAEMLHAISGVGCYWNDAPTRVADTSRLDKAILAVSGFKSAWGVWDAEALRRLTEICWTVRGYGASYDIAMLARGKADIWLSGNGMEWDYAPARIIAQESGARFLTRDGTGRIDARHCLICTPGLEQELRALLRMRG; this is encoded by the coding sequence GTGAACAACCTCCTCTTCTATCTGGGGAACCGGAGGTCGCTCCTGATCGACATCCGAGGCCGGGAAAGCGCAGAGTGGTTGTTTATGTCCTACGAACGTGAGACCGAGGCGATGTTATCCGCCGCACGGCAGGCCGGTGAGATTGCTCTGTGGCACTTCAGGGCCGGCACGGCAGCGGAGGTAAAGGAAGATCAGTCTCCCGTCACCGCCGCAGATCGGGAGTGCGAGCAGTTCATCAGTGGCAGTTTGTCCGCAGGCTTTCCTGCAGATGGTATCCTCGGCGAGGAAGGCACACACAAACCGTCCCATTCGGGGCGACGTTGGCTCATCGATCCCATCGATGGTACCCGCGATTTCGTCCGCCGCAATCGCTTCTGGTCAGTTCAGATTGCACTTGAAGCCGACGGTCGGATTGTCCTGGGAGCGATCTATTTTCCCCTTCTCGCCGAGATGCTCCACGCCATCTCCGGCGTTGGCTGCTACTGGAATGATGCGCCGACGAGGGTTGCCGACACATCGCGCCTTGACAAGGCGATCCTCGCGGTGAGCGGATTCAAATCGGCCTGGGGAGTTTGGGACGCGGAGGCACTGCGCCGATTGACCGAAATCTGCTGGACGGTTCGCGGCTACGGAGCAAGTTACGACATAGCCATGCTCGCCCGCGGCAAGGCCGACATCTGGCTCAGCGGCAACGGCATGGAGTGGGACTACGCGCCGGCGCGCATCATCGCTCAGGAGTCTGGCGCCAGATTTCTCACCCGTGATGGAACCGGGCGCATCGATGCCCGCCACTGCCTGATCTGCACCCCCGGATTGGAGCAGGAATTACGAGCCCTCCTGCGGATGCGGGGCTGA
- a CDS encoding SIMPL domain-containing protein (The SIMPL domain is named for its presence in mouse protein SIMPL (signalling molecule that associates with mouse pelle-like kinase). Bacterial member BP26, from Brucella, was shown to assemble into a channel-like structure, while YggE from E. coli has been associated with resistance to oxidative stress.): MHVGRSNLILLVALVLPKLAAGQVPPPSIQVSAEAVVAVKPDQALIQVGVVTQSATAQAATAENAQRVDATITAIRNVLGNGGEIKTVGYSVRPVYRYPKEGGTPAITGYTASNVVQITMNDLAGVGRVIDTATASGANTIQQLQFTLKDDQAVQLRALNEAATKAKAKAQAMAAALGLKMVRVLRAEEQGGVVRPQSERLYMMAGAATAPQTTVEPGTVEVHATVTLTVEVGQ; the protein is encoded by the coding sequence ATGCATGTCGGAAGATCGAATCTTATTTTGCTGGTTGCGTTGGTTCTGCCGAAGCTGGCAGCCGGACAGGTGCCTCCTCCATCCATACAAGTCTCCGCTGAGGCGGTCGTGGCAGTAAAACCGGACCAGGCTCTCATCCAGGTCGGTGTGGTGACGCAGTCAGCTACGGCCCAGGCGGCCACAGCCGAAAACGCCCAGCGTGTGGACGCTACCATCACGGCGATTCGCAACGTCCTGGGCAACGGTGGGGAAATCAAGACGGTCGGTTATTCCGTACGCCCGGTTTATCGGTATCCTAAGGAGGGCGGCACGCCAGCCATTACGGGCTATACCGCCAGCAACGTGGTCCAGATTACGATGAATGACCTGGCGGGCGTCGGCCGTGTGATTGACACGGCAACAGCGTCGGGGGCCAATACGATCCAGCAACTGCAGTTCACACTCAAAGACGACCAGGCGGTGCAACTTCGGGCGCTGAATGAGGCGGCAACTAAGGCCAAGGCCAAAGCGCAGGCCATGGCGGCAGCTCTGGGGCTCAAGATGGTGCGTGTGCTGCGTGCCGAAGAGCAAGGGGGAGTCGTACGGCCGCAGAGTGAGCGCCTCTATATGATGGCGGGCGCTGCCACAGCGCCGCAGACAACGGTGGAGCCCGGCACAGTGGAAGTTCATGCCACCGTGACGCTCACCGTCGAAGTGGGGCAGTAA